Proteins encoded by one window of Brienomyrus brachyistius isolate T26 chromosome 1, BBRACH_0.4, whole genome shotgun sequence:
- the LOC125734633 gene encoding tensin-like isoform X20 — MATAVYQSSIKSSTESRLKPSRTLSLIQGEENYDVDLLYITESIIVVAFPASAEEHSHSAHLKEVATMLRSKHGAHYLVINISEKRHDLTKLNPKVLDFGWPDHHAPALDKICTICKAMDTWLKADPHNVVVLHNKGNRGRTGVVVAAYMHYSNISASADQALDRFAMKHFYEDKVLPVGQPSQQRYVQYFSGLLSGQIKINNKPLFLHHVIMHGIPDFESRGGCRPFLKIYQAMQPIYTSGIYNVQGDSQTSICITIEPGLMLKGDILLKCYHKGFRGPARDVIFRVQFHTCAIHDLDVVFTKEELDESCRDERFPDCGRVEFVFSLGPEKIQGMEHLENGPSVLVDYNTQDLLIRWDSYENFHQHGDDLPADIIHTQGPLDSSLYAKIRRKDPPNSTVTTNGLTVPGRTLPTGDPALSACDNALSVSSDSGHSTASIKTDRTDEPFQQGVLANQSLSPAETKDLETLLTGLEAPMQRSGCPAVPASMTGLGLRHLVPAEVHVNGHSGVDRETDILDDEVPESNSRDSQGTPSSLGGRVTPPEFYCQRESVINGEGSLHHVPGAPELGPRARCSSSVLAHTPDLDYSHAAIFRSRSFGTAPGPDLLLEPTPRAPARGSSSRDAVQRGMNAWQQQTHSLPELPPATPSQQDVERSIEDLSMLMLDLDPAIPQLPQVPEARPPAPQSDSIPQGPFSSGSSLLQALTAPKQAYMGHTPALFHHPVDPPITRSFSVGYEFQGGPRVPGSQYSHGYAPPPLPTAPPNEEKSYSLEGLVAHRIAEYNARIQGIWESMATPKADHSHSYSLAGVSWPTQDNRYLNGRDRNGCKGVQSKETLADGGTASTRRRTNSEGQRLDGHGPGRTIRSPIRCVSPEFVNAIAQNPGGRPKEGQMHSYREAFEEMEDSPISPPPSSGGEAPPLTPAFPVSPQTPYFNLCRSPPGLAKTPLSALGLKPHNPAEILLQQSGSANPLEYGEEEPRSYVESVARSATAVSGGKPAGAPSAPSYATDSLAKQITPSYAMNPPLPSGSPIPSPDGIYPFADSGLWTVPPTQPLGDPSPHHPDIAYRPTSSSYPTSGSGTATGSYVTTDYGPCLPEAGSPGMLQHSVATNTPPSPASWPRLTSQNSLTTDWLGQPANGSEPGPGGGSFPCSYGTDGQSTSSGYVTPDVPVGGTFPSLPPYMVPLGSLDMQPQLPRKRSMSSGAERPSTMPSYNGKATAPSPPSSGYSTPSTRLVHTLSDFSRLSTCEGGPENRLSVKFVQGTSRFWYKPDISREQAIDMLKDREPGTFVIRDSHSFRGAYGLAMKVVSPPPTVQQSNKGSDTANELVRHFLIETSPRGVKLKGCPNEPYFGSLSALVYQHSITPLALPCTLLIPTRGQDTSLHSNPPSSNFSVERLNMASISDNTSNLLRQGAGQRTPAESHACNVLYINSVDMESLTGPQAVAKAVSMTLEASTLSTPTIVHFKVSAQGITLTDNQRRIFFRRHYPINTITFCDVDPQDRKWKKAEGGSAKFFGFIARKQGSMTDNVSHLFAEMDSEQPASAIVSFVSKVLTGSQKR; from the exons AGTTCAATCAAGTCTTCCACCGAGTCAAGACTCAAGCCCTCACG GACACTGAGCCTGATCCAGGGAGAGGAGAACTATGATGTGGACCTTCTGTATATCACTGAGAGCATCATCGTGGTGGCATTCCCTGCCAGTGCTGAGGAACACAGCCACAGTGCTCACCTCAAGGAGGTGGCCACCATGTTGAGGTCCAAGCATGGGGCTCATTACCTG GTCATCAACATCAGTGAAAAGAGGCATGACCTGACTAAGCTGAACCCAAAG GTGTTAGACTTTGGCTGGCCTGACCACCACGCACCAGCCCTAGACAAGATTTGTACCATCTGCAAGGCTATGGACACGTGGCTCAAAGCAGACCCCCACAATGTAGTGGTGCTACACAACAAG GGCAACCGCGGACGGACAGGGGTCGTGGTCGCTGCCTACATGCATTACAGCAACATATCAGCTAG TGCGGATCAGGCCTTGGACAGATTCGCCATGAAGCACTTTTATGAAGACAAGGTCCTTCCTGTGGGCCAGCCGTCCCAGCAGAG GTACGTGCAATACTTCAGTGGTCTGCTGTCGGGTCAGATAAAGATCAACAACAAACCACTGTTCCTACATCATGTCATCATGCATGGGATCCCTGACTTTGAGTCCAGAGGAG GTTGCCGTCCTTTTCTGAAGATATACCAAGCTATGCAGCCCATTTATACCTCTGGCATATA CAACGTACAGGGTGACAGTCAGACCAGCATCTGCATCACCATTGAACCCGGGCTCATGCTCAAAGGAGACATTCTG CTGAAGTGCTACCACAAAGGGTTCCGAGGCCCTGCCAGAGACGTGATCTTCCGGGTCCAGTTCCACACCTGTGCCATCCATGACCTGGATGTGGTCTTCACCAAGGAAGAGCTGGATGAGTCCTGCAGAG ATGAGCGATTCCCTGACTGTGGGAGAGTGGAGTTTGTCTTCTCTCTGGGGCCAGAGAAAATCCAAG GTATGGAGCACCTGGAAAACGGACCAAGCGTCTTAGTGGACTACAACACCCAGGACCTGCTGATCCGTTGGGACTCCTACGAGAACTTCCACCAGCATGGTGACGACCTGCCAGCAG ACATCATCCACACACAAGGTCCTCTGGACAGCAGCCTCTATGCAAAGATTCGCAGAAAGGATCCACCTAACAGCACTGTAACCACAAACGGCCTGACGGTACCGGGCCGTACCCTGCCTACGGGCGACCCAGCCTTGTCTGCCTGTGACAACGCCCTCTCTGTGAGCAGCGACTCAGGGCACTCCACGGCCTCCATAAAGACTGACCGCACTGATGAGCCgttccagcagggggtgctggcAAACCAATCTCTGAGCCCAGCGGAGACAAAAGACCTGGAGACGCTTCTGACGGGCCTGGAGGCACCAATGCAACGGTCAGGCTGCCCAGCAGTGCCTGCATCTATGACGGGCCTAGGTCTGCGCCACCTGGTGCCCGCAGAAGTACATGTCAACGGTCATAGCGGCGTGGACCGGGAGACAGACATCCTAGATGATGAGGTGCCGGAGTCCAACAGCAGGGACAGCCAAGGCACCCCGTCTTCCCTGGGGGGTCGGGTCACACCCCCTGAGTTCTATTGCCAGAGGGAATCAGTGATCAATGGAGAGGGCAGCCTGCACCATGTGCCGGGGGCGCCTGAGTTAGGCCCACGGGCCCGCTGCAGCTCCTCTGTGCTGGCACACACTCCAGACTTGGACTATAGCCATGCTGCCATTTTCCGCTCCCGCTCCTTCGGAACCGCACCTGGGCCAGACCTGCTTCTAGAGCCCACCCCCAGGGCCCCTGCCCGTGGCTCCAGCAGCCGAGATGCGGTGCAGCGCGGCATGAATGCCTGGCAACAGCAGACCCACAGCCTGCCCGAGCTGccccctgccaccccctcccAGCAGGATGTGGAGCGCTCCATCGAGGACCTCAGCATGCTGATGCTGGACCTGGATCCTGCCATCCCTCAGCTACCCCAGGTCCCTGAGGCgcggccccctgcaccccagtcAGACTCCATTCCACAGGGCCCCTTTTCTTCTGGCTCTTCCCTCCTCCAAGCGTTGACGGCCCCCAAGCAGGCCTACATGGGCCATACTCCCGCACTCTTCCATCACCCAGTAGACCCCCCCATAACTCGCTCTTTTTCAGTAGGCTATGAGTTCCAGGGGGGGCCCAGAGTGCCAGGGTCCCAGTACAGTCATGGCTATGCCCCACCTCCCCTTCCCACTGCCCCCCCTAACGAAGAGAAGAGCTACAGCCTGGAGGGACTGGTGGCTCACCGCATAGCTG AGTACAATGCTCGTATCCAGGGCATCTGGGAGAGCATGGCCACCCCCAAAGCAGACCACAGTCACTCCTATTCCCTTGCTG gtgttagTTGGCCCACCCAAGATAACAGGTATCTTAACGGACGTGACAGGAATGGCTGTAAAG GTGTTCAAAGCAAGGAGACACTGGCTGATGGAGGCACTGCCTCCACGCGACGCCGGACAAACAGCGAGGGCCAGCGTCTGGATGGCCATGGCCCAGGCCGCACGATCCGTTCACCCATCCGCTGTGTTTCCCCAGAATTTGTTAACGCCATCGCTCAGAACCCAGGTGGACGGCCCAAGGAG GGACAGATGCATAGCTACCGGGAAGCCTTTGAGGAAATGGAGGACAGTCCCATCAGTCCTCCGCCCAGCTCCGGTGGTGAGGCCCCGCCCCTGACCCCAGCCTTCCCCGTCTCTCCACAAACCCCTTACTTCAATCTGT GCCGCTCTCCTCCAGGCCTGGCCAAGACACCTCTCTCTGCCCTGGGCCTGAAGCCCCACAACCCCGCTGAGATCCTGCTGCAGCAGAGTGGCTCAG CTAACCCACTAGAGTATGGAGAGGAAG AGCCACGCAGCTACGTGGAGTCTGTAGCTCGCAGTGCCACcgctgtcagtggggggaagcCAGCAGGggccccctcagcccccagttatGCCACCGACAGCCTTGCAAAGCAAATCACCCCCTCCTATGCCATGAACCCCCCTCTACCTTCCGGTAGCCCCATTCCAAGTCCTGATGG GATTTACCCCTTTGCTGACAGTGGCCTGTGGACTGTGCCTCCTACTCAGCCCCTAGGGGATCCTAGCCCCCACCACCCAGACATCGCCTACCGCCCCACCTCTTCTTCATACCCGACCTCTGGCTCAGGCACCGCCACAGGCAGCTATGTTACTACTGACTATGGGCCCTGCCTGCCGGAGGCTGGGAGCCCCGGAATGCTCCAGCACTCAGTGGCTACAAACACGCCCCCCAGCCCTGCCTCTTGGCCCAGGCTGACCAGTCAGAACAGCCTGACCACCGATTGGCTTGGGCAGCCAGCCAATGGCAGTGAGCCTGGGCCTGGAGGCGGTTCCTTCCCATGTAGCTACGGCACAGATGGGCAGTCCACATCCAGTGGCTATGTCACTCCCGATgtgcctgtagggggcacctTCCCTAGTCTGCCCCCATACATGGTGCCCTTGGGTAGCTTGGACATGCAGCCGCAACTCCCGCGCAAGCGAAGCATGTCCAGCGGGGCCGAGAGACCCTCGACTATGCCCTCCTACAATGGCAAAGCGACGGCCCCCTCACCCCCATCCAGCGGTTACAGCACACCCAGCACCAGGCTCGTCCACACCTTATCTGACTTCTCCAGGCTTTCCACGTGCG AAGGAGGTCCAGAGAACCGTCTCAGTGTGAAGTTTGTGCAGGGCACCTCCCGGTTCTGGTACAAGCCTGACATCTCCCGAGAGCAAG CCATCGACATGCTAAAAGACCGCGAACCCGGCACCTTCGTCATCCGCGATAGCCACTCCTTCCGGGGCGCTTATGGCTTGGCAATGAAGGTGGTCTCGCCCCCACCAACTGTGCAACAGAGTAACAAAG GTAGTGACACAGCCAACGAGCTGGTGCGGCACTTCCTAATCGAGACAAGCCCCAGGGGAGTGAAGCTGAAGGGCTGCCCCAACGAGCCCTACTTTG GGTCTCTGTCCGCCTTGGTGTACCAGCACTCCATCACCCCACTGGCCCTACCCTGCACCCTGCTCATCCCAACTCGAGGTCAGGATACCAGTCTGCATTCTAACCCACCATCCAGCA ATTTTTCTGTGGAGCGGTTGAACATGGCCTCTATTAGTGACAACACTTCAAATCTACTGAGGCAGGGTGCAG GGCAGAGGACCCCAGCTGAATCCCACG CATGTAACGTTCTGTACATAAACTCCGTGGACATGGAGTCTTTGACGGGCCCCCAGGCCGTGGCCAAGGCCGTGTCCATGACCCTGGAGGCCAGCACGCTGTCCACCCCCACCATCGTCCACTTCAAGGTGTCCGCACAAGGTATCACCCTCACTGACAACCAGAGGAG AATATTCTTCCGACGGCACTATCCCATCAACACCATCACCTTCTGCGACGTCGACCCCCAggacaggaa GTGGAAGAAGGCAGAGGGTGGCTCTGCAAA ATTCTTCGGGTTCATAGCCCGGAAGCAGGGCAGCATGACAGACAATGTGAGTCACCTGTTTGCGGAAATGGACTCTGAACAGCCAGCCTCGGCCATCGTCAGCTTCGTCTCCAAGGTCCTGACCGGTTCGCAGAAGCGCTAA